The Chlorocebus sabaeus isolate Y175 chromosome 1, mChlSab1.0.hap1, whole genome shotgun sequence genome includes a region encoding these proteins:
- the ZFTA gene encoding zinc finger translocation-associated protein isoform X2, translating into MEPGGDHRSRSSGGRGGPGPAVASARGRRLPPAGSSGSAEPEEDEGGQDLQLEGGALGSWGSAPLPSSRARGPTSSGRKYSDHCEARASRPGKSRIPGRDHRRYYHDHWRLEYLMDFNPARHGMVCMVCGSSLATLKLSTIKRHIRQKHPYSLHWSPREKEVISNSWDAHLGLGACGEAEGLGVQGAEEEEEEEEEDEEEAAGVPACPPKGPGDDLAPQDLTGKSQDSASAAGAPTSQDLSPPDVKEEAGWVPERPGPAEEEEELEEGEGERAGVPGRSPRGRAHRRHPQERWRLEYLMELDGGRRGLVCGVCGGALASLKMSTIERHIRRRHPGSTRLGGPVQALIAREWSEKAAHLLALGLPRPESPRGPAVPDTAAVSEEGGGDEEEEPEEEEEWGDVPLSPGAPLERPAEEEDDEEDGQEPGGLALPPPPPPPPPPPRSREQRRNYQPRWRGEYLMDYDGSRRGLVCMVCGGALATLKVSTIKRHILQVHPFSMDFTPEERQTILEAYEEAALRCYGHEGFGPPAPAPRDGGADLKSGAVCRA; encoded by the exons ATGGAGCCCGGCGGGGACCACCGGAGCCGGAGCAGCGGCGGCAGGGGCGGCCCCGGGCCAGCAGTGGCCTCGGCACGGGGCCGACGGCTGCCGCCCGCCGGATCGAGCGGCAGCGCGGAGCCGGAAGAAGACGAAGGCG GGCAAGATCTTCAGCTGGAAGGGGGTGCCTTGGGGTCCTGGGGGAGTGCCCCCCTGCCCTCCTCCAGGGCCAGGGGACCAACATCTTCAGGCAGGAAATATTCAGACCACTGTGAGGCCCGGGCTTCAAGGCCTGGAAAAAGCCGAATCCCTGGCCGTGACCACCGGCGCTACTACCACGACCACTGGCGGCTGGAGTACCTGATGGACTTCAACCCTGCCCGGCATGGCAtggtgtgcatggtgtgtggcAGCTCCCTGGCCACCCTCAAGCTCAGCACCATCAAGCGCCACATCCGCCAAAAGCACCCCTACTCCTTGCACTGGAGTCCCCGGGAGAAGGAAGTCATCAGCAACAGCTGGGATGcacacctggggctgggggcctgCGGAGAGGCCGAGGGCCTGGGGGTCCagggggctgaggaggaggaggaggaggaagaagaggacgAGGAGGAGGCAGCCGGTGTCCCCGCTTGCCCGCCCAAGGGCCCAG GCGATGACCTCGCCCCCCAGGACCTGACCGGAAAGAGCCAGGACTCGGCCTCCGCTGCTGGAGCCCCCACCTCTCAGGATCTCAGCCCCCCAGACGTAAAGGAAGAGGCTGGCTGGGTCCCTGAGAGGCCCGGGCccgcagaggaggaggaggagctggaggagggcGAGGGCGAGAGGGCAGGGGTCCCGGGCCGGTCGCCGCGGGGCCGCGCCCACCGCCGCCACCCCCAGGAGCGCTGGCGGCTGGAGTACCTCATGGAGCTGGACGGCGGCCGGCGCGGCCTGGTGTGCGGTGTGTGCGGGGGCGCGCTGGCCTCGCTCAAGATGAGCACCATCGAGCGCCACATCCGCCGGCGCCACCCGGGCTCCACGCGCCTCGGCGGGCCCGTCCAGGCCCTCATCGCCCGGGAGTGGAGCGAGAAGGCCGCCCACCTGCTGGCCCTGGGGCTGCCCCGCCCCGAGTCCCCCCGGGGCCCCGCCGTCCCCGACACAGCCGCAGTCTccgaggaggggggaggggacgaggaggaggagccagaggaggaggaggagtggg GCGACGTTCCGCTGTCTCCTGGGGCTCCCTTGGAACGGCCCGCCGAAGAAGAGGACGACGAAGAGGACGGCCAGGAGCCCGGGGGACTCGCCTTGCCGCCGCCGCCTcccccgccgccgcccccgccccgcAGCCGGGAGCAGCGGCGGAACTACCAGCCGCGCTGGCGGGGCGAGTACCTGATGGACTACGACGGCAGCCGGCGCGGCCTGGTGTGCATGGTGTGCGGGGGCGCGCTGGCCACCCTCAAGGTGAGCACCATCAAGCGCCACATCCTGCAGGTGCACCCCTTCTCCATGGACTTCACGCCCGAGGAGCGCCAGACTATCCTGGAGGCCTACGAGGAGGCGGCGCTGCGCTGCTACGGCCACGAGGGCTTCGGGCCGCCCGCCCCGGCGCCGCGCGACGGCGGCGCGGACCTCAAATCTGGCGCCGTGTGTCGGGCGTAG
- the ZFTA gene encoding zinc finger translocation-associated protein isoform X1, which produces MEPGGDHRSRSSGGRGGPGPAVASARGRRLPPAGSSGSAEPEEDEGGQDLQLEGGALGSWGSAPLPSSRARGPTSSGRKYSDHCEARASRPGKSRIPGRDHRRYYHDHWRLEYLMDFNPARHGMVCMVCGSSLATLKLSTIKRHIRQKHPYSLHWSPREKEVISNSWDAHLGLGACGEAEGLGVQGAEEEEEEEEEDEEEAAGVPACPPKGPGKAPAGGGCRRQRRGGPVAPRARRLRLSNSRRAGGSRGLGARRLERRLKESLQNWFRAECLMDYDPRGNRLVCMACGRALPSLHLDDIRAHVLEVHPGSLGLSGPQRSALLQAWGGQPEALSELTQSPPGDDLAPQDLTGKSQDSASAAGAPTSQDLSPPDVKEEAGWVPERPGPAEEEEELEEGEGERAGVPGRSPRGRAHRRHPQERWRLEYLMELDGGRRGLVCGVCGGALASLKMSTIERHIRRRHPGSTRLGGPVQALIAREWSEKAAHLLALGLPRPESPRGPAVPDTAAVSEEGGGDEEEEPEEEEEWGDVPLSPGAPLERPAEEEDDEEDGQEPGGLALPPPPPPPPPPPRSREQRRNYQPRWRGEYLMDYDGSRRGLVCMVCGGALATLKVSTIKRHILQVHPFSMDFTPEERQTILEAYEEAALRCYGHEGFGPPAPAPRDGGADLKSGAVCRA; this is translated from the exons ATGGAGCCCGGCGGGGACCACCGGAGCCGGAGCAGCGGCGGCAGGGGCGGCCCCGGGCCAGCAGTGGCCTCGGCACGGGGCCGACGGCTGCCGCCCGCCGGATCGAGCGGCAGCGCGGAGCCGGAAGAAGACGAAGGCG GGCAAGATCTTCAGCTGGAAGGGGGTGCCTTGGGGTCCTGGGGGAGTGCCCCCCTGCCCTCCTCCAGGGCCAGGGGACCAACATCTTCAGGCAGGAAATATTCAGACCACTGTGAGGCCCGGGCTTCAAGGCCTGGAAAAAGCCGAATCCCTGGCCGTGACCACCGGCGCTACTACCACGACCACTGGCGGCTGGAGTACCTGATGGACTTCAACCCTGCCCGGCATGGCAtggtgtgcatggtgtgtggcAGCTCCCTGGCCACCCTCAAGCTCAGCACCATCAAGCGCCACATCCGCCAAAAGCACCCCTACTCCTTGCACTGGAGTCCCCGGGAGAAGGAAGTCATCAGCAACAGCTGGGATGcacacctggggctgggggcctgCGGAGAGGCCGAGGGCCTGGGGGTCCagggggctgaggaggaggaggaggaggaagaagaggacgAGGAGGAGGCAGCCGGTGTCCCCGCTTGCCCGCCCAAGGGCCCAG GCAAAGCCCCAGCTGGTGGGGGCTGCCGGCGCCAGCGGCGAGGGGGCCCAGTGGCACCCCGGGCTCGGCGTCTGCGCCTCTCAAACTCCCGGAGGGCCGGGGGCAGCAGGGGGCTGGGGGCCCGGCGCCTGGAGAGGAGGCTGAAGGAGTCCCTGCAGAACTGGTTCCGGGCCGAGTGTCTCATGGACTATGACCCGCGGGGGAACCGGCTGGTGTGCATGGCCTGTGGTCGGGCACTGCCCAGCCTGCACCTGGACGACATCCGTGCCCACGTGCTGGAGGTGCACCCGGGCTCCCTGGGGCTCAGCGGCCCCCAGCGCAGTGCCCTGCTGCAGGCCTGGGGGGGCCAGCCTGAGGCGCTGTCTGAGCTCACCCAGTCCCCACCAG GCGATGACCTCGCCCCCCAGGACCTGACCGGAAAGAGCCAGGACTCGGCCTCCGCTGCTGGAGCCCCCACCTCTCAGGATCTCAGCCCCCCAGACGTAAAGGAAGAGGCTGGCTGGGTCCCTGAGAGGCCCGGGCccgcagaggaggaggaggagctggaggagggcGAGGGCGAGAGGGCAGGGGTCCCGGGCCGGTCGCCGCGGGGCCGCGCCCACCGCCGCCACCCCCAGGAGCGCTGGCGGCTGGAGTACCTCATGGAGCTGGACGGCGGCCGGCGCGGCCTGGTGTGCGGTGTGTGCGGGGGCGCGCTGGCCTCGCTCAAGATGAGCACCATCGAGCGCCACATCCGCCGGCGCCACCCGGGCTCCACGCGCCTCGGCGGGCCCGTCCAGGCCCTCATCGCCCGGGAGTGGAGCGAGAAGGCCGCCCACCTGCTGGCCCTGGGGCTGCCCCGCCCCGAGTCCCCCCGGGGCCCCGCCGTCCCCGACACAGCCGCAGTCTccgaggaggggggaggggacgaggaggaggagccagaggaggaggaggagtggg GCGACGTTCCGCTGTCTCCTGGGGCTCCCTTGGAACGGCCCGCCGAAGAAGAGGACGACGAAGAGGACGGCCAGGAGCCCGGGGGACTCGCCTTGCCGCCGCCGCCTcccccgccgccgcccccgccccgcAGCCGGGAGCAGCGGCGGAACTACCAGCCGCGCTGGCGGGGCGAGTACCTGATGGACTACGACGGCAGCCGGCGCGGCCTGGTGTGCATGGTGTGCGGGGGCGCGCTGGCCACCCTCAAGGTGAGCACCATCAAGCGCCACATCCTGCAGGTGCACCCCTTCTCCATGGACTTCACGCCCGAGGAGCGCCAGACTATCCTGGAGGCCTACGAGGAGGCGGCGCTGCGCTGCTACGGCCACGAGGGCTTCGGGCCGCCCGCCCCGGCGCCGCGCGACGGCGGCGCGGACCTCAAATCTGGCGCCGTGTGTCGGGCGTAG